In Bacillus pumilus, the sequence TTTAATAGGCGAATAAGAGAGCTTTTGCCCGCGCCGCTATACCCGATAATTCCGAATATTTCACCTTTATCAATATCCAAGTTGACGTCTTTCACTGCGTCAACATTTCCGCTTTTTGAGTAGTACGTTTTTGATACATTCTGTAAATGGATCACAGTCTGCTCACCTGCTTTCTTGCTGAATCTATAGATTGCCATCACATACGTTCATTTATTCTTCGTGCTGTCATGACTCTAGCCTGCTGCTAAGTCAGTAAAAAAGACCTAACTGCAACGCAAGCAGAAAGGCCTTTTATTTCAAATACGCCTTTCTCTCATCTTTCAAAGCGTTGCGGCTTTGAGTGAATTGGCACCAATTTCAGCTATGCTGACGGTTGCCGGGTTTCATAGGGCACGTCCCTCCACCTCTCTTAATAAGAGAAAATATGTTGTTTTATGTGATGTTCATGTTTTTACTAACGTAGAATATCATGCTACCCGAGATATGTCAACGCTGTAAATCGCTAATTTCCAAGTAAACGACTACGTTATCATTTTCCGAAAAAAACCGTTCGTCAGCCAAAGCACAGCCTCTAGTCTGAGAAGCGCGCGGAATGAGCCTTTGACTTTGACTTGTCCCCTGCTGATAAGCTGCTGCAAGGACATGTCTCCATCTAATAATTGTAGAATTTCTTTCCTCTCACCATAGAAGATGAGATCCGATAACTCAATTGCAGGCAGTTTCTTCACTTCACCACGTTCATCCACAATCAATGTACAAGAGTCAGTTTCCGCCTCAAATGTAATCTTCAAGGATGATGAGGAGAGCAGCGGCTTTAACAATAATCGCTGCCCAGCGTTTCCATGGGTTTTCACTTTTTCCACATGTATAACCTCCCTGTCATTTGGTTATACATAACATTTCTCTACAAACATCGGCTTGTCCTTTATAAATAGCTCGACAAATTTTCAAATGAATTGCTTGAAATATGACAAAAAACCGCTTTATTTAGCGGTTTCAATCATTTCATGAAGATATGGAACTGAGTGAAAGGCGTAGCCTTTTTGCACAATCTCACCTTTTTTAAACAGTAGAAAGCAAGGTACACTTTCGATTTCAAATGCTTTCGCAAAGCCTGGTGAGTAGTTTAAATTGTTCTCGTAAAATGGAACATCCGGCTGCATGGCATCTACGACTGTCAGCATTTTCTTTGCCAGCTGGCATGTTCCGCAAAACGGTGTATATAAGTACAAAAGAAATAAATCGTCCTCTATCTCCTTCAATTCATGCTCTTCAATCTCTTTCATATACGTCCACCCTCATAAATATTTCGAATGAACATCAATGTTTGCAGCTAATAGGATAGATGCAATGTGGGCTGACGGTGAAGCGGCCACTTCTCGGTACGTTCTGTCGACAAACAGATGAAGTGCTTCAGGGAATTCTTTTCGAAATTGCTTCCGCAGTTTGTCGCCAGCATCGTCACTGTCTGCTAATATGTAAACGTCTTTTCCGAATAAATCGTCCACGAGCTGATCCAGCTTCGATGTACTGATCGTACCATTGGTGCAAATGATGGTAACAGGTTCACTAATGACTTCTTTTAGCTTTTGTTTGTCTGATTTACCTTCTACAATGATGACCTTTTCTATCTCGACGTTCATCACGATCACCCGGCCCTTTTGACGTTGATTCACTTCTTCCTTAGATTACAATCTTTTATTCAGGTTGTAAAGATTAGGCACTTGATCATCAAAAAGACTGCAGCTTATGCTCACTGCAGCCTTAACTGTGATTAGCACCAGCCATTTTCATCGTCACAGTCTACATATTGTTCTGTCCCGTGGGTCAATGTATCTGACAGACGATAAAAACGATTTTGATCATAGGAATAACCCGATTTTAACTCATATTGATTTTCACTAATCATCGTGCCAATCTCTTCATTTTGATGATAAAGCACCATGCCGCTTTCTTTGAATCGCCCAGTGACATGCTCTGTTATATCCACCTGTTCTTTTTGAAAAGACAAATTGGACACCCCCCATAAAGGTAGAGTGTCCAATTTCACATGAATTAGTCTTCTTTTGTCATTTCTTCGTATTGCTCAGCTGTCATTAAGTTCTCGATTTCAGACGCATCAGCTGGCTCTACAACAATCATCCATGCTTTTTCGTATGGAGAGTCGTTGACGAACTCTGGGCTGTCATCCAGCTCATCGTTTACTTCAACGATTGTGCCGTTGATCGGTGCGTAAAGTTCAGAAACAGTTTTGACTGATTCTACACTTCCGAAAGGCTCGTCCGCTGTGATTTTGTCTCCTACTTCAGGAAGCTCAACGAACACGATATCGCCTAGCTCAGATTGAGCAAAATGCGTAATACCGATACGCACCTTATCTCCTTCTACTTTGACCCATTCATGTTCTTCTGAATAACGTAAATCTTTTGGTGTGCTCATTCAATACCCCTCCAGTCTTTTCTTTCCGTCTATATTGAAGATACCACAATCTGAATGAAAGTTACATCATTTCCAGACGCTTTTAAATGTATCTTCATTAAATCCAACTGTCACTCGTTTGCCGTCTGTTGTAATTGGACGCTTAATCAGCATTCCGTTAGACGCAAGTAATTCG encodes:
- the gcvH gene encoding glycine cleavage system protein GcvH, with protein sequence MSTPKDLRYSEEHEWVKVEGDKVRIGITHFAQSELGDIVFVELPEVGDKITADEPFGSVESVKTVSELYAPINGTIVEVNDELDDSPEFVNDSPYEKAWMIVVEPADASEIENLMTAEQYEEMTKED
- a CDS encoding thioredoxin family protein — translated: MKEIEEHELKEIEDDLFLLYLYTPFCGTCQLAKKMLTVVDAMQPDVPFYENNLNYSPGFAKAFEIESVPCFLLFKKGEIVQKGYAFHSVPYLHEMIETAK
- a CDS encoding YusG family protein — protein: MSFQKEQVDITEHVTGRFKESGMVLYHQNEEIGTMISENQYELKSGYSYDQNRFYRLSDTLTHGTEQYVDCDDENGWC
- a CDS encoding toprim domain-containing protein encodes the protein MNVEIEKVIIVEGKSDKQKLKEVISEPVTIICTNGTISTSKLDQLVDDLFGKDVYILADSDDAGDKLRKQFRKEFPEALHLFVDRTYREVAASPSAHIASILLAANIDVHSKYL
- a CDS encoding SCP2 sterol-binding domain-containing protein — its product is MEKVKTHGNAGQRLLLKPLLSSSSLKITFEAETDSCTLIVDERGEVKKLPAIELSDLIFYGERKEILQLLDGDMSLQQLISRGQVKVKGSFRALLRLEAVLWLTNGFFRKMIT